GACAGTGAATCCAGAGACAATGAACGATATGCCTTGGATAGCAAAAGATTGGGAAATAAAGGAGTGGGAGTATGAAGACGGAGAAATTGGATCTATAGTGACATACCATCTTTTAGAAAATATAACTTGGCAGGATGGAAAACCCTTCACTTCTGAGGATATCAAATTCTGCATTGAATATATAAGAGATAATCAAGTCCCCCTTTATGTTCAATCGTGGGATAATCTTGTCAAAGTTGAGATTCCTGATAAATATACTGTATCAATATATTTGAATTCAACAGGCTACTGGTATCTTTATACATATGCAGGAATGACAATTCTGCCAAAACATATATGGGAAGGGGTTGAAGATTATAAGAACTTCAGGCCATGGGAAGAACCACATCCAGAAGTAGAAGGCTTGACTAAGCTCATTGGAACCGGGCCATTCATCTTCAAAGAATATATACCTGGCGAATATGCTAGAGTAGTTTGGAATCCTCTCTTTTTCAGAAATCATCCGGATCACCCACTGCCCACAACTGAAGTTACTGAACCAGAACAGGAGCTCACTGTGTACTTGATTCCAATAATAGCAATTCCAATACTAGGAATTGCTTTTTGGCTTTTGTATAAAAAGAAGTTATCAACACGCAAATAATCAGAATTGGGTTTTCAAGAGAGCAATCATAGGTAACAATATTGAGAGCTGGAGAATTTATATTACGAAGAGCCGTCTATATGGCGATAACGCTTTTTGCAGTCATAACTATCAACTTCATCGTATTCAACATGATGCCTGCAGATCCTGTTTCAACAATCCTAGATCCAAATTTACCTTTTGAAGCCCAACAGCTTCTGAGGAAAGAATTTGGACTTGATAAGCCTCTGTATATCCGTTACGTCCTATATGTCAAAAATTTACTCAGTGGCGAATTGGGTGTATCATTCTGGTCTAAAAAACCAGTTATTGATGAGATAATGGAACGATTACCTAATACAATACTCTTAACAGGTGCAGCAGCTCTTACATCGATGTTTATAGGAATCAGCTTAGGCATATTCGCGTCATCTAAACGCGGAAGCAAATTTGATATAGCAGCAATAGGGTCCGGACTCTTTGCTTATGGAGTGCCAACATTTTTTATCGGTCTATTATTGCTTCTAGTTTTTGCCTACTTAATACCAATATTTCCTACAGCCGGAACAATTAGCCGGCCTCCTCCAACTGAATTTTTTGCACGCATTCTTGATGTGCTATGGCACTTAACTCTACCACTTCTTACAATTACAATAGCAGCTTTTGGAGGGTGGGCTCTTTATACAAGAAATTTGTTGCTTGATGTCTTAACTGAAGATTATATTGTAACTGCTAGAGCTAAGGGTCTAAGTGAGAGAACTGTTCTTTTCAAACACGGATTCAGAAATATACTCCCACCATTGATAACCATAATGGCTCTTAGTATACCTGGAATATTTACTGGCTCGCTGATTACTGAAGTGATCTTCTCTTGGCATGGTGTTGGAAGGTTTCTATTTGAGGGAGTAATGAGAGTCGATTATCCTGTAATGCAAGGTTGTTTTTACATAATTGCCATTTTGGTACTATTATCAAATTTCTTTGCAGATATCCTTTACAGCTTAGTTGATCCACGAATTAGGAGATAAACCCA
This region of Candidatus Bathyarchaeota archaeon genomic DNA includes:
- a CDS encoding ABC transporter permease; this translates as MRAGEFILRRAVYMAITLFAVITINFIVFNMMPADPVSTILDPNLPFEAQQLLRKEFGLDKPLYIRYVLYVKNLLSGELGVSFWSKKPVIDEIMERLPNTILLTGAAALTSMFIGISLGIFASSKRGSKFDIAAIGSGLFAYGVPTFFIGLLLLLVFAYLIPIFPTAGTISRPPPTEFFARILDVLWHLTLPLLTITIAAFGGWALYTRNLLLDVLTEDYIVTARAKGLSERTVLFKHGFRNILPPLITIMALSIPGIFTGSLITEVIFSWHGVGRFLFEGVMRVDYPVMQGCFYIIAILVLLSNFFADILYSLVDPRIRR